The sequence CGTCGGTGTCCTGCGCGGCGGCCATGTAGACCTCGGTGCTGCTCATGCTGGCGTGCCTGAGGTGGTCGCGGACCTTGCGCAGGTCGCTGGTCTGGCTGGCGTAGTAGACGCCGGCGAAGTGCCGCAGCCCGTGCACGCCCTTCGTGAAGCGCTCTGGCGGCAGGCCGCGCGCCGTGAACGCCAGGTGCCACAGCTCCTCGAGGCGCGTGTAGACGCGCGAGCGGGAACGCGTCTCGAGCACGTACGGCGGGGTCTCGCCGGGGCCTCGGGGCGGCACGTCCTGCGAGCGCGCGAGGAGGTTGCGCCGCAGCTCCTCGCTCATCGTCACGGCGGCCGTCTTGCCGCCCTTGCCGAAGCGCACGGTGAGGCGGCCGCTCCGCAGGTCGACGTCGTCCCACGTGAGCGCCAGCATCTCGGAGACGCGCAGCCCGGCGTGCGCGCCGAGGAGCAGGATCAGCCGGTCGTCCCAGTCGCGGGCCACGCTGGCCATCCACTCGAGCTCCTCCAGCGTGTACGCCTTGGCCTTCGCCCTCTCCACGGGCTTCGCCGTGAGCTTGGGCAGCGGGACCTCCTCGAAGGGGTCCGCCGTCGTGACGCCGGCCCACCTGAGCGCCTCGTAGAGGGCCCGAGCCGCCGCGACGCGCTGGCGCACCGAGGCCGGGGAGAGCGGCTTCACCGGCTTCTTGCCCAGGCGCCTCTGCGCCTCGGCGCCGCGGTCCCTGGGGTCGGCCTCGCGGCGCGGGTCGCGCAGGCGCCTCACGTAGGCCTCGGCGTCGGCCCTGGAGGGCCGCAGCAGGTCGACGCCGCGCCACGCCTCGAGCAGCACCATCACGCCCTTGCG comes from Trueperaceae bacterium and encodes:
- a CDS encoding site-specific integrase, translated to RKGVMVLLEAWRGVDLLRPSRADAEAYVRRLRDPRREADPRDRGAEAQRRLGKKPVKPLSPASVRQRVAAARALYEALRWAGVTTADPFEEVPLPKLTAKPVERAKAKAYTLEELEWMASVARDWDDRLILLLGAHAGLRVSEMLALTWDDVDLRSGRLTVRFGKGGKTAAVTMSEELRRNLLARSQDVPPRGPGETPPYVLETRSRSRVYTRLEELWHLAFTARGLPPERFTKGVHGLRHFAGVYYASQTSDLRKVRDHLRHASMSSTEVYMAAAQDTDEVRGWSLGLDEP